From the Halichoerus grypus chromosome 3, mHalGry1.hap1.1, whole genome shotgun sequence genome, one window contains:
- the C3H4orf54 gene encoding uncharacterized protein C4orf54 homolog: protein MLSFHFWKSLGRPTDAAPSVADGIQTRGRRRWQANNWTEQLSHGKVATVSAGAAALGPQTTPATPAGSLPSSLGLVPAPPQGLKNREGVAATAVVPPALGPGQARGALLRATLQPLQGQGGSRASRGAAHHCLLLSLQLGLGLRMEAAPRELSLQARLREVGDPGSGAQDNQELKRQLRRLPGPPASSQREAKYVEMCASAAAPGESPRTRRLAPQHRPGEQRAPRSPKEEAQEKPRGQESEAPTARKNLAASELSRSQLSRTDEGSNFSSSSSSTSSPVDKAEEGGLSKMDDTTTSAGALATSSSSLGFESDSGQSAVSRQPKGGEGGGGVGGRAGGGGAGGGEGGGGGDGTECRDIIAKSLCSRDPPKNEEAHYITTHEIQLSEVEQDMDFDVGLASRWDFEDNNVIYSFVDYASFGGSDETPGDVTTPTEEDDDNSCYLSTTPSTHATQTPSPTSSDPARPGADSGGRHTSSTEVGSGPSDSDPTPPPTGPGTATLSEPLPEPPDAASGAAADAASSCGSAASQILLSIKPTSRAINEPSNVREKQNIIYAAKHEGDMSLRVSTAAEHNSSSLKQDPAAAVAQDHAKKFIAVPARLQTRCGAIRAKELADYSSGASSAVSELDDADKEVRNLTSRAFRSLAYPYFEALNISSRESSTLSEVGFGRWSTFLDLKCGGVGARVEQSLLRSSAASVAAGLRKGRGARTTADQLYIQAKKSQTKALEFVVSKVEGEIKHVETPLCFQKQVQTDSRVVTLLEPLNFRSESKASSATGPCRTTKGSSKGPGSVYTDDGSEASESSKPASRADGPQKKSKFASSLLKNVISKKMQREHEFKMERGEVTDTSHRNLSSTSKETEGPARGDKQRERGLQRQSSRHSEAGSEYTVVSVSDAGAEGSAAESKSPIFKASAPRESNAVSGRNFADGHTEEVCEIKKSASETVKGIFLRSQNSAFRSWKEKEAEKREEKAPIGKLKLPKGGDWRADLGEISASKSTIMSRLFVPNIQQTPKDKQPGKQATKYPAAQATSTAVIRPKAPEIKIRLGSVQQPSSDFNIAKLLTPQLASGSAPNLFKTVEDNGRAQQKLFRGDNLEKVPQFQVRDVRDKSKAQGPLHQVRDVRKLIKGSGDSSDKGSVTPEQGLTGPKPRQLAAAGGGSRSLSPIVITCQAVVNPREGSMDREPRENVGKGGGGRFLNSSSPDGTVLVHRASGRLPVATIAPNKPEQGSYLPVLKIVSKASAQKTPEKAKEEEVKEEGKAPKPSRNALEKLTAAVRSMEELYSFNRKEWKRKSDPLPVMMDSHVLSLIASEEREGAAGAEGDPDKLAKRLGEPAERGTGNKGGVVLRGGPAERLQRRNSNPGTESVSARAAAFENLARERPRSLYIPPAHKDVERTQALQPLPPLPSNRNVFTVSASSTQKTGGVAGKFPQGPSPESPSAAKGIKSQGLRSLKISPAARAPPDEVTNRKNGSSLEKNHSDCENYLSIPLKGSSMAGELTGRPGAGREGPPASSAATLCSLPPLSARSQVPSSPKGSQVSGTSRPAWRTKPENPRETVAAPTGPQSPEHLPTAIYHQPPLPFTLQGAQPQVLCFSPPSMPAPAPAGPASVPADPFQQPQPQQTQRKMLLDVTTGQYYLVDTPVQPMTRRLFDPETGQYVDVPMTSQQQAVAPMSLPVPPLALSPGAYGPTYMIYPGFLPTVLPTNALQPTPIAHTPGGSELSSVAAEPPSKEAAATFSEAPYFMASGQSPASSSSSAPAATSQLMGAKGFAQLHGKPVISITSQPLGPRIIAPPSFDGTTMSFVVEHR from the coding sequence atgctttcctttcatttctggaAGTCCCTGGGTCGACCTACAGATGCTGCTCCTTCCGTGGCCGATGGCATTCAGACTCGTGGCCGCAGGCGGTGGCAGGCAAACAACTGGACAGAACAGCTCAGCCACGGGAAGGTGGCCACAGTCTCGGCCGGAGCAGCAGCCCTCGGGCCCCAGACCACCCCTGCCACCCCTGCCGGgagccttccctcctccctcggGCTTGTCCCGGCCCCGCCACAGGGGCTGAAGAACCGGGAGGGGGTGGCAGCAACCGCAGTGGTGCCTCCAGCCTTGGGCCCGGGCCAGGCACGTGGGGCCCTGCTTAGGGCCACTCTGCAGCCcctccagggccagggagggagccGGGCCAGCCGCGGCGCCGCTCACCACTGTCTCCTCCTGTCGCTGCAACTTGGGCTCGGGCTCAGGATGGAAGCCGCCCCCCGGGAGCTGAGTCTGCAGGCCAGACTGCGGGAGGTGGGCGACCCGGGGAGCGGAGCTCAAGATAACCAGGAGCTGAAGCGGCAGCTGCGGCGGCTGCCGGGGCCACCGGCCTCCTCCCAGCGAGAGGCGAAATATGTGGAGATGTGTGCTTCGGCTGCAGCCCCGGGGGAGAGTCCCCGCACCAGGAGACTCGCCCCGCAGCACCGCCCGGGGGAGCAGAGGGCCCCCAGGAGTCCCAAGGAGGAAGCCCAAGAGAAGCCCAGAGGTCAAGAGAGCGAGGCTCCGACCGCCCGGAAGAATCTTGCTGCCTCGGAACTCTCCAGATCCCAGCTCTCCCGCACTGATGAGGGCAGCAActtctcatcttcctcctcctcgaCCTCCTCCCCAGTGGACAAAGCAGAAGAAGGTGGCCTTTCCAAGATGGATGATACCACCACATCAGCAGGGGCTCTGGCCACCTCGTCTTCGTCTTTAGGCTTTGAGAGTGACAGTGGCCAGAGCGCAGTGAGCCGCCAGCCcaaggggggagaaggaggagggggggttgggggaagagcaggaggaggaggggcaggaggaggggaaggaggaggagggggagatggaACTGAGTGCAGGGACATTATTGCCAAGTCTCTGTGCAGCAGGGACCCCCCCAAAAATGAGGAGGCTCACTACATCACCACCCACGAGATCCAGCTGAGTGAGGTGGAGCAGGACATGGATTTTGATGTGGGACTGGCCTCCCGCTGGGATTTCGAGGACAACAACGTGATCTACTCATTCGTGGACTACGCTTCCTTTGGTGGCAGCGACGAGACCCCGGGGGACGTCACCACCCCGACCGAAGAGGACGACGACAACAGCTGCTACCTCAGCACCACTCCCAGCACCCACGCCACCCAGACTCCAAGCCCCACCAGCAGTGACCCGGCGCGCCCTGGCGCAGACAGCGGGGGTCGCCACACCAGCAGCACGGAAGTGGGCAGCGGCCCCTCTGACAGtgaccccactcccccacccactGGGCCTGGCACTGCCACCCTGAGTGAGCCCTTGCCCGAGCCCCCGGACGCAGCTTCAGGGGCAGCAGCCGATGCGGCCAGCAGCTGTGGGAGTGCAGCAAGCCAGATCCTCCTATCAATCAAACCGACTTCCCGGGCTATAAATGAGCCTAGCAACGTGCGTGAAAAGCAAAACATTATTTATGCTGCCAAGCATGAAGGCGACATGAGCCTCCGCGTCTCTACAGCTGCTGAACACAATTCAAGTTCACTGAAGCAAGACCCGGCTGCAGCCGTGGCTCAGGACCATGCAAAGAAATTCATTGCTGTCCCTGCTCGCCTGCAAACCCGGTGCGGGGCCATCCGGGCGAAGGAGCTGGCGGACTACTCCAGCGGAGCCTCCAGTGCCGTGAGTGAACTGGACGATGCGGACAAGGAGGTGCGCAACCTCACCTCCCGGGCCTTCCGGAGCCTGGCCTACCCCTACTTCGAGGCCCTGAACATCAGCTCCCGGGAGTCCTCCACACTCTCCGAAGTCGGCTTTGGGCGGTGGTCGACCTTCCTGGATTTAAAATGTGGAGGTGTTGGAGCCAGGGTGGAGCAGAGCCTCCTCAGGAGCAGTGCGGCCTCTGTGGCCGCAGGTCTGAGGAAGGGCCGTGGGGCCAGGACGACCGCAGACCAGCTCTACATCCAGGCCAAGAAGTCCCAGACCAAAGCCTTGGAGTTCGTGGTCAGCAAAGTCGAGGGGGAAATCAAACACGTGGAGACACCTCTGTGTTTCCAGAAGCAGGTCCAGACGGACTCCCGCGTGGTCACCCTTCTCGAGCCCCTGAATTTTCGCAGCGAGAGCAAAGCCAGCTCAGCCACTGGGCCCTGCAGAACCACCAAAGGCTCCAGCAAGGGCCCCGGGTCGGTGTACACGGACGACGGCTCGGAGGCCTCTGAGAGCAGCAAGCCTGCCTCCCGCGCCGACGGCCCCCAGAAGAAGTCCAAGTTTGCTTCCAGTCTGCTCAAAAATGTCATCTCCAAGAAGATGCAGCGGGAACATGAGTTCAAAATGGAGAGGGGAGAAGTCACTGACACATCCCACCGTAACCTCTCCAGCACCTCCAAGGAGACAGAGGGTCCCGCCAGGGGGGACAAGCAACGGGAGAGGGGCCTGCAGAGGCAGAGTTCTCGCCACTCCGAGGCCGGCTCTGAGTACACGGTGGTCAGCGTGTCCGATGCAGGTGCGGAGGGCTCGGCGGCCGAGTCCAAATCGCCAATTTTCAAAGCCAGTGCTCCTCGGGAGAGCAATGCAGTCTCCGGCCGAAATTTCGCGGACGGACACACTGAAGAAGTCTGTGAAATTAAAAAGAGCGCATCGGAGACTGTCAAAGGCATCTTCCTGCGGAGTCAGAACAGTGCATTCCGCTcctggaaggagaaggaggccgAGAAGCGGGAAGAAAAGGCCCCCATTGGGAAGCTGAAGCTTCCCAAAGGGGGCGACTGGAGAGCTGATCTTGGAGAGATCTCTGCCAGCAAGTCCACCATCATGTCGCGCCTCTTTGTCCCCAACATCCAGCAGACGCCCAAGGACAAGCAGCCGGGGAAGCAGGCCACCAAGTACCCTGCCGCCCAAGCCACCTCCACGGCAGTGATCCGGCCCAAGGCTCCCGAAATCAAGATCCGGCTGGGGAGCGTGCAACAGCCAAGCTCGGACTtcaatattgccaaattgctcacGCCCCAATTGGCCAGCGGCAGCGCCCCTAACCTCTTCAAGACCGTTGAGGACAACGGCAGGGCGCAGCAGAAGCTCTTCCGGGGAGACAACCTGGAAAAAGTGCCCCAGTTCCAGGTGAGAGACGTCAGAGACAAGTCCAAGGCCCAAGGCCCCCTCCACCAGGTGAGAGATGTCAGGAAACTAATCAAAGGGTCAGGGGACAGCAGTGACAAGGGCAGTGTTACCCCAGAGCAGGGGCTGACCGGGCCCAAGCCCAGGCAGCTGGCTGCTGCAGGGGGCGGATCCAGATCCCTTTCCCCCATAGTGATTACATGCCAGGCGGTGGTGAACCCAAGGGAAGGTAGCATGGACCGGGAGCCGAGGGAGAACGTAGGCAAAGGCGGCGGCGGCCGGTTCTTGAATTCGTCCTCTCCAGATGGGACCGTCTTGGTTCATAGGGCATCTGGCAGGCTGCCCGTGGCCACCATTGCCCCCAATAAGCCCGAGCAGGGCTCTTACCTGCCTGTGCTCAAGATCGTCTCTAAGGCTTCTGCTCAGAAGACCCCAGAGAAGGCCAAGGAGGAGGAGGtcaaggaggaagggaaagccCCAAAGCCCTCTCGGAATGCCCTGGAGAAGCTGACGGCCGCCGTGAGGTCCATGGAGGAGCTGTACAGCTTCAACAGGAAGGAGTGGAAGCGCAAAAGCGACCCTTTGCCCGTGATGATGGACAGCCATGTCCTGTCGCTCATTGCCAgcgaggagagggaaggggctgcGGGCGCAGAGGGGGATCCAGACAAGCTGGCCAAACGACTGGGTGAGCCGGCGGAGCGGGGCACCGGAAACAAAGGCGGCGTGGTGCTGCGTGGGGGCCCTGCGGAGCGTCTGCAGCGGAGAAACTCCAACCCTGGCACTGAGAGTGTCTCTGCCCGGGCAGCCGCCTTCGAGAACCTGGCCAGGGAAAGGCCGCGATCCCTCTACATCCCCCCGGCccacaaggatgtggagagaacccaggccctgcagcccctcccaccactccccaGCAACCGAAACGTGTTCACGGTGAGTGCCAGCAGCACCCAGAAAACTGGGGGTGTCGCTGGCAAGTTCCCCCAAGGGCCTTCTCCAGAGAGTCCTTCAGCAGCAAAGGGCATCAAATCCCAGGGACTCCGGTCCCTCAAGATCTCTCCGGCCGCGCGGGCACCTCCTGATGAGGTGACCAATAGGAAAAATGGCAGCAGTTTGGAAAAGAACCATAGTGACTGTGAGAATTACCTGTCCATCCCCCTCAAAGGAAGCTCTATGGCCGGAGAGCTAACAGGCAGGCCGGGGGCCGGGAGGGAGGGGCCCCCAGCCTCCTCAGCGGCCACTCTCTGCAGCTTGCCCCCCCTGAGCGCCCGCAGCCAGGTCCCCAGTAGTCCCAAAGGCTCTCAGGTCAGTGGAACCAGCCGGCCAGCTTGGCGTACCAAACCCGAGAACCCCAGGGAGACAGTAGCCGCCCCCACAGGGCCACAGAGCCCAGAGCATCTCCCCACTGCCATCTACCACCAGCCGCCGCTGCCCTTCACCCTGCAAGGAGCCCAGCCCCAGGTCCTGTGCTTCTCCCCACCCAGCATGCCTGCCCCAGCACCTGCAGGCCCAGCTTCAGTCCCCGCAGACCCGTTCCAGCAGCCACAGCCCCAGCAGACCCAGCGCAAGATGCTCCTGGATGTGACGACTGGCCAGTACTATCTGGTGGACACACCAGTACAGCCCATGACCCGAAGACTGTTCGACCCTGAGACGGGGCAGTATGTGGATGTGCCCATGACCTCCCAGCAGCAGGCTGTGGCTCCCATGTCCCTCCCTGTGCCTCCCTTGGCCCTGAGTCCTGGGGCCTATGGACCCACCTACATGATCTACCCTGGGTTTCTGCCCACGGTGCTGCCCACCAATGCCCTGCAGCCCACGCCAATTGCTCACACTCCAGGGGGTAGCGAGCTCTCCTCCGTGGCAGCAGAGCCCCCCAGCAAAGAGGCAGCTGCCACATTCAGTGAGGCCCCGTACTTCATGGCCTCTGGTCAGtctcctgcttcctcttcctcctcggcCCCAGCAGCCACATCCCAGCTCATGGGGGCTAAAGGCTTTGCCCAGCTGCACGGCAAGCCTGTCATCAGCATCACTTCGCAACCGCTGGGGCCGAGGATCATTGCCCCCCCTTCCTTTGATGGCACCACCATGAGCTTTGTGGTAGAACACAGATGA